ACAACATCGTCGGCCGGCCTATGTTCGTCTACTGGTCGTTCGAGACTCCGGCGGACCAGATCAACAAACAGACGGTCGGCGACCGCATCGGCTTCGCAGCCCACGTGATTCTGCACTTCTTCGACGAGACGCGCTGGAAGCGTACGCTGCACCTGGTGAAGTAGATGTCTGAGATCGGCGCACAACCGAAGCGTTCGCGGCGTCGGCGTATCGCCATGGCTCTTGGCCTGATTGTTCTTGTGCTGGTAGCCATCTTTGCGCTGCCCCTGATCAACGTGGGCCGCTATCGCCTGCGGGTCGCGCAGAGCATCAGCGAGGCCATCGGCCGGCCGGTGCACATCGACAACATCACCCTGAGCATGCTGCCCACGCCGGGCTTCACGCTGGAGAACTTCGTCATCAGCGAAGATCCGGAGTTTGGCGCAGAGCCGGTGATGCGCGCCAACCAGGTGCACGTAACTCTTCGTTTGAGCTCGCTGTGGCGGCGAAAGCTGGAAGCTTCCTCTATCTCGCTGACAGAGCCCAGCGTGAACCTGGTCCGTGCCGAGAACGGCCGCTGGAATCTGCAGGGAATCCTGATGCACGCCACGCAGGTGGACGCCGCCCCTACCGCGCAGCCCAAAGCCGGTGCCAAGCCCCGCTTTCCCTACATCGAAGCCACCAGCGCCCGCGTCAATCTGAAGCTGGGCAACGAAAAGACGCCCTTCTCTCTTACCGAAGCCGAGTTTGCGCTCTGGTTGCCGAATCCGGACGAGTGGCGCATTCGCCTGGAGGCGCATCCCTCGCGTACCGACACCGATGCCAGCGATACCGGCGTTCTGCGAGTTGAAGGCACTCTGAAACATGCCGACAGCTTCAGCCAGGTTCCGATCGATCTGCACGGCGTATGGACCAAGGCTCAGCTCGGCGAGACCAGCAAAGTACTGACCGGAGCCGATGCCGGTCTGCGCGGAACCCTCGAATGGGGAGCCAACGTCAAGGGCACCTTCTCCGAGTCCAACGTGCAGACCTGGATCAAGCTGGAAGGCCTGCGCCGCGCGGAGTTCTTCCCGGCACAGCCGATCTCGGCGGAGATACGCTGCGGACTGCGCGCCACCAACCGTTT
This genomic window from Terriglobus albidus contains:
- a CDS encoding AsmA family protein, yielding MSEIGAQPKRSRRRRIAMALGLIVLVLVAIFALPLINVGRYRLRVAQSISEAIGRPVHIDNITLSMLPTPGFTLENFVISEDPEFGAEPVMRANQVHVTLRLSSLWRRKLEASSISLTEPSVNLVRAENGRWNLQGILMHATQVDAAPTAQPKAGAKPRFPYIEATSARVNLKLGNEKTPFSLTEAEFALWLPNPDEWRIRLEAHPSRTDTDASDTGVLRVEGTLKHADSFSQVPIDLHGVWTKAQLGETSKVLTGADAGLRGTLEWGANVKGTFSESNVQTWIKLEGLRRAEFFPAQPISAEIRCGLRATNRFLTLDDVKCEAPVDAGAVALGGRIEDVREPEKAAIQLGLRQVAADTLLNWGKVASSRVSPQWTASGTVDADLTYGAASGWKGHLTANKLGLSAKNNEVIKDQTVELTDVAVTPVVFKGRPGRKPEMSNPQGDLRRYAFTFDRLPVELGGEDPAQVSGRFDSHLSLIQITGEADATKTRDLAALTPLGDQIDPLLPKDGSTQLNLSCQHSNTTPPFTCATNVVPPARVARRR